A genome region from Cognatishimia activa includes the following:
- a CDS encoding TetR/AcrR family transcriptional regulator, protein MVRPDVSESMTGGPMAQGGAQIATTTSPFKRDALRMRKVDYIRQVASDLFNRKGFDATSLDEVAEIIGISKPSIYYYYKNKSELLLDCYTRTLDICESLIEEAEAQGGTSLDKLCYFTRELIYLNCAHGSIAIVSELNSVPDAAIEGLRKRNTALTENLLSLTKNGVADGSMRSDIGKPTIYFIMGGVNWIPRWHREDGTMSAEDIANSYTEFLLRGVAAPDGN, encoded by the coding sequence ATGGTGCGCCCCGATGTTTCCGAATCCATGACCGGAGGACCAATGGCACAGGGTGGTGCGCAAATCGCGACAACGACGTCTCCGTTTAAACGGGACGCGCTGCGTATGCGCAAAGTTGACTACATTCGCCAGGTGGCGAGCGACCTGTTTAACCGCAAAGGGTTTGATGCGACTTCTTTGGATGAAGTGGCTGAGATCATTGGGATTTCGAAGCCATCGATCTACTATTACTACAAGAATAAATCCGAGCTTCTGCTCGACTGCTACACCCGCACGTTGGACATTTGTGAGTCCTTGATCGAAGAGGCTGAAGCGCAGGGTGGCACGTCGCTGGACAAGCTCTGCTACTTCACCAGAGAGCTGATTTACCTGAATTGCGCCCATGGATCGATTGCCATTGTCAGCGAGCTGAATTCGGTACCTGATGCTGCAATCGAGGGCCTTCGCAAGCGCAACACGGCGCTGACAGAGAATCTCTTGTCGCTGACCAAGAACGGCGTTGCGGACGGGTCGATGCGGTCAGACATTGGGAAGCCGACGATCTATTTCATCATGGGGGGCGTGAACTGGATTCCACGCTGGCACCGTGAGGACGGCACGATGTCGGCCGAAGATATTGCCAATTCCTACACCGAGTTTTTGTTGCGTGGAGTCGCGGCGCCTGACGGAAATTGA